Genomic window (Candidatus Methylomirabilota bacterium):
GGGTCAGCCCACGATGGCGAAGACCGGGTGCCGCGGCGCCTCGGCGCGGAAGGCGGCCAGGTCCGACTCCGGCCTCACGTCGAAATAGGGGCGGGTGATCGGCACGCGCGTCACGTACCACTTGAGCACGGGCGCGGCCTCCTCCGCCGTGATCTCACGCACCGCGATCGCCTCGGTGCGCCCGCCACGGGAAAGCGTAGCCCGCCCCGCCGCGCGCAGGTTGCGCACCCAGGCGACCTCGCCGTAGGGCGCGACGAGCCAGCGCCGCCCGCCTTCCTCCACGAGCGTGACGGGCGTGGAGCGGGGCGCGCCGCTCCGCCGTCCCGCCACTGTCAGGAGATAGGTCTCGCGGGGACCGAGGCCCAGCCGCAGCAGCACATGCACGAGC
Coding sequences:
- a CDS encoding nitroreductase family deazaflavin-dependent oxidoreductase produces the protein MALQYQRGLARRAVNRLVHVLLRLGLGPRETYLLTVAGRRSGAPRSTPVTLVEEGGRRWLVAPYGEVAWVRNLRAAGRATLSRGGRTEAIAVREITAEEAAPVLKWYVTRVPITRPYFDVRPESDLAAFRAEAPRHPVFAIVG